A window of Otariodibacter oris genomic DNA:
TCCGCTTGATCTTTATTTTTAAATGCACCACATTGTAGCCCATATTGAGCTGAAGATGGTTTTGGTTGAGCCGGTGGCGTAGAAGCTGGCTTAGCTGTTACTACTTGTTGCTGCTCTTTCTCTTTTTGGGCAGCTAACTCACGTTGTTTTTTTTCTTCTGCTTGTCTTTTTTCTTCAAGAATTTTCTCATTAATACTATCTCTAGCTGCCTGTATTTGTTCTTGTGTATTTTTTTCTACTGAAGCAGCCTCAGTTCTTGCTTGTTCAGCTTGTTGTGCCAATTGTTCAAGTTTACGCTGTTCTAGTTCTCGCTGTTTAATAATTTGTTCTTCTTGTTCTTTGGTTAATTTAGCTAAGGTAGAATCTTTATCGACAGGGACTTCTCGAGTTTCTAGATCTCTGATATAGCTATAAACTTCTTCTGGACGGCTTGGTAATTCATGCTTAGTATTGGCATTTGTTTTGACTTGCTGTGTTACAGGAACTGTTTTAGGTGGCGCACTTTCTTGCAAGAACCATAATCCCAATCCAGTAATAGCGACTATAATGATAATAGCTAATAGAATAACCCGTTTATTGCCACTTTTTTTATTTTTTTTGCGTACAGCGTAATCACGATTTGGCACGATAACCTCTTGTTATTTTGAAAATATATTAAGATCTCAATACTACTAAAAAAAGAACTCTTTGACTAGGTAATCAACACATTCTCAATCATAAAATAAAGGGAATATATGCTTAATTTATTGATTTCTAATATTGGGTTAATTGTTTAATTTTCCCTTGTTCTAAAGTAATTGCGGTATCAAATAAATCTTTCACTTCATCAAGTTGGTGGGTCACCATCAATAATGTTAAGTTTTGTTCTTCACAAATCTCTTTAACTAGCTGTTGTAATTCTTGTCTACGCAAAGGATCAAGGGCTGAAAAGGGTTCATCAAGCAATAAAATAGGCTTGTCTCTTAACAAGGTTCTAGCAAGAGCCACTCGTTGTTTTTGCCCACCCGAAAGGGAATCGGCACGACGAGCAAGATAATCCCCAATCCCCATCTTATTGGCAATTTCAGCCACTTGTTTTTGCTGTTGCGTATTGAGTTTCAAACTGGATACGAGTGCTAAACCGATATTTTGTTGAACACTCAAATGAGGGAAGAGATTATTATCTTGGAATAACATAGATACAGGACGAAGAGCGGGTTCGGTAGAAAAATGATTTTCGCCATTTAGCAAAATTTCGCCACGATCAGCTTGTTCAAATCCTGCAATTAAATTGAGCAAGGTACTTTTCCCCGCACCACTTTCGCCAACAATAGCAACACGTTCACCTTTTTTGACTTGTAAATCGAATTGCATTGGGAAATCAGGGTAATCGAAACTTACATTTAAATTAATCATCGTGTATTCTCTTTTTGTTCGATCAATAAGAAGGGTAAAAAGGCAAAGAGCATTAATACCAGTGCGGTTACTGAAGCATCTTCCATTCGATAGCTACCTAATTGTTGATAAAGTAAATAAGGCAAGGTACTAAAGTCTGGATTGCCGAAGAAAGCAATCACAGAAAAACTGCCTAAACTGGATGCCATAGACAAAGCAAAGGCATTCCTAAGCGGTCGGATCAAGTAATATTTTTCCACAATCCACCAACGTTTAAATCCTTTTAAGCCCAAGCTAATCGCTAATTTATCGTGAGAAACTAATGATTTCCACATAGCCGAAAAGATTAATCGGTAGATATAAGGGAGTAACATTAGCCCATTACAGACCCCAACTAAAATTAATAAGTCAAACGTGCTAAGTTCAACATTCATCAATAGTAGAAACAATCCAACCGCAAGCATAAAAACAGGCATTATTAATGGGTAGGTTGCCACGCCTGATAAGATACTTTGTCCCAGTTTTTTGTTGCGATATGCTAACTGACGAGCCTCTAACGCTATGACGTAAGCGACTGAAATGACAATAAAAGATGAAATTAAGCTCAATATTAGCGAGAACAACGCTGATTTCCATAACAATGGGCTACTTAAACGATCGAAGAAATCACTTACCGAGATTCCCACCCAAATTACATTTAATAATGGTACAATGATTGAGGTTGCAATAATAATGAGGATTGCCTGCAATACCCATTTTTTCATTCCAGTCAAATGCGCTTTCCAGATTTTACCACTTGGTTGGGATTCATTACGAGAATGGTTAAAGGCAAACTTGGTAGCAATATCCATCACAATCTGCAAACCAATGCCGACTATAATTTGCGTCATAATTAGCATTACTGCTTTTGCAAAATCAAACTCAAAAGTGACCGCTTGATAGATTGCGACTTCTAAAGTGCTGTACTTCGGTCCACCTCCTAGCATCAATACAATCGGAAAACTGGTGAAACACACAAGGAAAATATTGGTATAAGTATAAGGTAGGATACTTTTTAAGGTTGGCCATTCCACGATCTTAAAATAATGCCATCCAGTCAAATTTAATTGTGACGCGAGCTGATGCTGATGGCTTGGAATAAGATGCAATCCTTCTAAATAATACTTGGTCGCTAACGGAATATTGAAAAAGAGATGGGCAAGTAAAATCCCTTGTAAACCGTAGAGTTGAAAATCCCATTCAAAGCCAAAGAATTGTACAAACTGAGAGATCCAGCCTGCATTTCCCCAGACTCCAATCACAGCAAAAATCACTACTAATGAAGGTAATGCCCACGCAAATGAGATAATTTTATACAGAAACGATTTTCCCCGAAAATCTAAATAGAACAAGCTACGGGCGAGTAATATGCCTAGAAATGTCGATAAAATAGCAGAAAGGCTAGCTTGTAATAGGCTTTGTTTAAGAATTTGAAATACTTCGCTAAACGACCAATAGGTTTCATTGGTGCGATATTCAAATAATGCCCACAGGCTAAAGCCATATAACATTATGATGATGAGATAAATCATCCACGCAGAGAATTGTATAAATCGACGTAGCATATTTGAATTATTATTGAATCGACAAAATAGGCTTACTCTACCTGATTTTTACAATAAAGTTAAATCTTGTTCTGACTCAATATTCACGACTTAATAATTTGATAAACTGCCCATAATGAATTTATAAAAGGAAATGTATTATGACAAAGACACTAAGTGATCAAGTAGAAAGTTGTAAGTATGGTTGCAAACCAAAAGATACCGCAATGTTTGATAATGAAGAAAGCCAAGTAATTGTTGAAAATACTTACACTAACGAAGAAGAAGCTCAAAAAACATTAGCGACTTTGGTTGAAAAAGCTCGCAATATCGAAAGTGAGCCTTGTGATATTCAAAGTGAAATTAAACAAGTTGAGCAGGGATATTTGCTACATTCTGAGTTTAATTTTAGCTGCCAAGCGGAAGCAGTAATATTTCAATTATCATTAAGATAAACTTACTGTTAATTTAGATTTTTGTCGTTATAATAGTCTCTACTGTATAAAAAAACATTATTAAATTCATACTTAAATCGGTAGTGAATTTATAAATAACAGAGATATAACGATGGACTTTTCTTTATTACTTGATGGCTTAAACGATAAACAACGAGAAGCAGTGGCTGCACCTAATGGAAATTATTTAGTACTAGCAGGTGCAGGGAGTGGTAAAACTCGTGTGCTGACACATCGTATCGCTTGGCTTATCGGGGTAGAGAATATTCCAGAATCTAACATTTTAGCGGTAACTTTTACCAATAAAGCCGCCGCTGAAATGCGACATCGTATCGAACATACCTTATCCCAATCAACACATCATCGTCTATTTGGAATGTGGGTCGGGACTTTCCATAGCATTGCCAACCGCTTGTTACGCTCTCACTATTTAGATGCTAATCTTCCTCAAGATTTTCAGATTATGGATAGTGAAGATCAGAATCGTCTAATCAAACGTCTCTTAAAATTACACAATATTGATGAAAAACATTTTCCACCAAAGCAAGTAGGCTGGTTTATCAATGCACAAAAAGATAAGGGGTTAAGAGCGAAAGATATTGATCATTCCGAAGATCAAAACACAAAAAAATTGGTGCAGATTTACCAGATCTATCAAGATGCTTGTGATCGTGCAGGATTATTAGATTTTGCTGAATTACTGATCCGCACTTATGAATTATTGAAGAATAATGTGCATATCCTCCAACGCTATCAACAACGCTTTCAACAGATCCTGATTGATGAGTTTCAAGATACCAATAATATCCAATATGATTTGATTCGATTGTTGGCGGGAGAAACAGGTAAAGTGATGATTGTGGGCGACGACGATCAATCAATTTATGGCTGGCGTGGCGCACAAGTTGAGAATATTCAACGCTTTTTAGAAGATTACCCCAATGCACAAACTATTCGACTAGAGCAGAATTATCGTTCAACGGGTAATATCTTAAATGCCGCAAATGGATTGATTTCAAATAACGACAATCGCTTAGGTAAAAATTTATGGACGGATAGTGGCGATGGTGATCCCGTTGATATTTATTGTGCCTTTAATGAATTAGATGAAGCTCGATTTGTTGCCTCACAAATTAAGCAGTGGAAAGAAGATGAGGGCGAATTAAATCAATGTACGGTGCTTTATCGCAGTAATAGCCAATCACGTGTGATTGAAGAAGCGCTAATTCAAGCGAATATTCCTTACCGCATTTATGGCGGTATGCGATTCTTTGAACGCCAAGAAATTAAAGATGCACTGGCTTACTTACGCCTTATTTCTAATCGTCAAGATGATGCGGCATTTGAACGTGTTATCAATACACCACCAAGAGGGATAGGTGATCGCACCTTAGAAACGTTACGTCAACTTACTCGTGCTCGCCAAGTTACCCTTTGGCAAGCGATTCAAATTGGTGTGCAAGATGAGCATTTATCTGGCAGAGCCGCCTCTGCGTTATTACGGTTTGTGGAACTAATAAACGCCCTTGAGCAAGAAACGGAGCAAATGTCCTTATCTGAACAAACTGATTTTGTGATTAAAAAATCAGGCTTATATGAAATGTATAAGCAAGAGAAAGGCGAAAAAGGGGAAGTGAGAATCGAAAACTTGGCGGAGTTAGTCAGTGCCACTAAAGAATTTGTGAAGCCTGAAGAAGCAGAAGATATGAGCGATCTGACCGCTTTCTTGACGCACGCTTCACTTGAGGCAGGTGAAACACAAGCCTCTCCACATCAAGATTATGTGGAATTAATGACGTTACATTCAGCGAAAGGCTTAGAATTTCCACGTGTGTTTATTGTCGGGGTTGAAGAAGGCATTTTCCCAAGCGGAATGAGTTTTGACGAAGGTCGTTTACAAGAAGAGCGTCGTTTAGCCTATGTGGGTATTACTCGAGCAAAACGAAAATTAACCTTAAGCTATGCGGAAAGTCGCCGATTATATGGTAAAGAAGAGCGTCATTTACCTTCCCGTTTCATTGCAGAATTGCCAGAAAAGCATATCCGAGAAGTGAGATTACGTGGCAATATTAATCGTCCAGCTACTTTTTTTGCAAATAAACAGGTGAAACCGACCGCTAGTATGAGTTCTATCGTTCAAAATGAATGGAAGATGGGGCAAAAAGTGAAACACGCCAAATTTGGACTAGGTACTATTATCAATGTTGAAGGCAGTGGCGATCAAACCCGTTTACAAATTGCTTTTGTAAATCAAGGGATTAAATGGCTCATTGCTAAAATGGCAAAATTAGAAAAACAATAGGCTATGGCAGATGAAAAAAAGTATTTACGATAATCCTATTTTTTTCGAGCGTTATTTAAAATTACGAGAAAACCCCATTAGTGTGAATGAAATCATTGAAAAACCGACAATGTTTTCACTATTGCCTGATTTAAAAGGTAAGAAAGTGCTAGATCTTGGTTGTGGAGTCGGATCTCACTTACATCATTACTTAGAGTTAGGGGCTAAATTAGTTGTTGGGCTTGATCTATCCGAATCAATGTTATCTGAAGCAAAAGAAACTTTTGCAAAATATCATGAAGATCCGACCGCTTATAATTTCTATTGTTTGCCTATGGAAGATCTCGATCAAATCGTGGAAGGTGAATTTGATCTGATTACTAGTTCCTTTGCTTTCCACTACATTGAGAATTTTCCTGCATTACTCAATAAAATTTCCAAAAAATTGGTTACCAATGGACAACTTATTTTTTCTCAAGAACATCCTATTACTACCTGTTTTAGAGAAGGGAATCGTTGGGAGAAAGATGAAAATAAGCAACAAGTCGCTTATCGGCTTAATTATTATCGGGAAGAAGGGGAACGGGATAGAAATTGGTTTAAACAGCCTTTTAAAACCTATCATCGTACTTTTGCAACACTCTGCAATCAGCTAATCAAATCTGGCTTTATTATCGAAAAAGTTGAAGAACCAATGTTACAAGATCTTCCTCAATGGCATAGTGAATTTAAAGATCTTCAACATCGCCCGCCATTGCTCTTCATCAAATCTAAAAAAATATAGGGTTTTTATCTCAATTTTTCTATCCACAAAATCTGTGGATAACTTTGTGAGTAACTTTTTTATAAACGCTCGGATCCTTGATGAATACTAGGCTTTCCGTGTAGTTTTAAAAATTGGTTGTAAAATAACTTGTTGTTTAAAATCAATAAGTTAAAATTTTTCTAGCGATTACTATCAAAAATATATAAAAAAATTATTGCTTTCCATCTTGACAATTTCAGGCTGTGCAAAACTCATAATATAATGTATTTATTTTTTTTAATAAAATAAATAATTGGGTTTTTTTGAAGTAACGTATTTCTTAAGGTTTTGAATATGCCTAGTCAAAATTTAATCAAAAACTAAAAATTTTTTGGAGTAAAAAAGATTACTGTAGTTATGAATGTTTTTACAGTAATCCTTTTATAAAGAAGTTATGCAGATGTAAGAGTTGGTAGTTCAGTAATTGGCCAACGAGGTTTCACATTAATAGATAAATCACTATGTTCATTATTTTTTAATCGCATAAAACCCGCATAGGCAATCATTGCACCATTATCTGTACAGAATTGAGGTCTAGGATAGAAAACTTCGCCTCCTTGCGTTTTCATTAACTCGGCTAAATCTGCTCTTAATTTTTTATTTGCACTCACCCCACCAGCAATGACTAGGCGTTTATAACCCGTTTGTTGTAATGCTCGACGAGATTTTATGAGTAAGGTATCGATCACTGCATCTTGGAATGCGTAGGCAATATCACAACGAGTTTGCTCATCTAGGTGACCTGCACTATCCAAATTGACATTAATTGTATTAGCGGCAAACGTTTTTAGTCCAGAGAAACTGAAATCAAGTCCTGGTCTATCAGTCATTGGTCTAGGGAATATAAATCTATCTGGCATTCCTTTTTCGGCTAATTTCGCAAGGGCTGCGCCACCTGGATAATCTAATCCTAATAATTTTGCTGTTTTATCAAAGGCTTCTCCTGCCGCATCATCGATAGATTCACCTAATAACTCATATTCGCCAATATTATCCACTTTGACGAGTTGAGTATGTCCGCCTGAAACTAACAAGGCAATAAATGGGAACTCAGGGGGAGATTCTTCTAACATTGGCGCGAGCAAATGCCCTTCCATATGATTCACACCGAGCGCGGGGACATTCCATGCATAAGCAAGAGAACGAGCAATGGTTGAACCTACCAGTAATGCCCCAATTAGACCTGGGCCTGAAGTATAAGCAATACCATCAATATCAGAAGCGGTCAGATTCGCTTCTTTTAATGCAGCTTGAATGAGCGGTAAAGTTTTGCGGATATGATCGCGCGATGCAAGCTCTGGTACAACACCACCATAATCTGCATGCATCTCAATTTGACTATATAACTGATTGGCAATGAGCCCATTATTTTCATCAAAAATAGCAACCCCAGTTTCATCACATGAGGTTTCAATACCTAAAATTCTCATTTTATTTACTCGTTCATAAAAAGGTATAGGGGCGTATTCGCCCCCATAAAATATAATAAAGATTTAATAATTTGTAGATTATTAGAATTGCGCACCATAACTAGGTTTTACAATTTCAGGGAAGGCTTGATCTTTATCTGCTTCGATCATTTGTGCAACTTTTTGTGCTGAATCAGTAATGCCCATTTCCTCGAAAGCTTTTTGTAAAGCGGGTAGAGCATCATGTGTTGCTTTACTATCTGGATAAAGATTGATTAAATTCTCGACACGATTAGCTACAGCGACATAAGCGTCACGTTCCATGTAGAATTTGACAATTTCAAGTTCATGTTGAGCTAAGCGATTTTTTAGATAAACCATCCAATTTTGTGCATCTTGTGCATATTGGCTTTGAGGATAATATTGAACGATACTTTGGAAGTTACCATAAGCATTTCGAACATTATCTACAGCACGTTTTGAATCATTGACTTTGAAAAAGTCTTGAACCCAGTTATCACTTAAACGAGCATTACTCAATCCAGCAAGATAAAATACATAATCCATAGATGGACTACTTGGATAAGAGCGAGCAAATCGTTCCGCAGCATCTAATGCTTTATAATATTCACCTAATTTATATTGAGAATATACAATGCTAAGTTGTATCTGTTCTCCATAGGCACCTTGTTGGCCACGTACATCAACCGCATCCAAATAGCGGATGGCATTAGTATAATCGCCATCTTGTAAATAGGCTTGTCCTTTATTATAAAGTTCTTGGGTAGCTATGCCCTCAAATTCATTTTTTTCAGAACTTGAGCATCCAGCGATAACTAAGCTTGCAAGAACAAGTGAAAGAAGAGGGGTTAATTTGCGC
This region includes:
- the thiP gene encoding thiamine/thiamine pyrophosphate ABC transporter permease ThiP, encoding MLRRFIQFSAWMIYLIIIMLYGFSLWALFEYRTNETYWSFSEVFQILKQSLLQASLSAILSTFLGILLARSLFYLDFRGKSFLYKIISFAWALPSLVVIFAVIGVWGNAGWISQFVQFFGFEWDFQLYGLQGILLAHLFFNIPLATKYYLEGLHLIPSHQHQLASQLNLTGWHYFKIVEWPTLKSILPYTYTNIFLVCFTSFPIVLMLGGGPKYSTLEVAIYQAVTFEFDFAKAVMLIMTQIIVGIGLQIVMDIATKFAFNHSRNESQPSGKIWKAHLTGMKKWVLQAILIIIATSIIVPLLNVIWVGISVSDFFDRLSSPLLWKSALFSLILSLISSFIVISVAYVIALEARQLAYRNKKLGQSILSGVATYPLIMPVFMLAVGLFLLLMNVELSTFDLLILVGVCNGLMLLPYIYRLIFSAMWKSLVSHDKLAISLGLKGFKRWWIVEKYYLIRPLRNAFALSMASSLGSFSVIAFFGNPDFSTLPYLLYQQLGSYRMEDASVTALVLMLFAFLPFLLIEQKENTR
- the thiQ gene encoding thiamine ABC transporter ATP-binding protein; translation: MINLNVSFDYPDFPMQFDLQVKKGERVAIVGESGAGKSTLLNLIAGFEQADRGEILLNGENHFSTEPALRPVSMLFQDNNLFPHLSVQQNIGLALVSSLKLNTQQQKQVAEIANKMGIGDYLARRADSLSGGQKQRVALARTLLRDKPILLLDEPFSALDPLRRQELQQLVKEICEEQNLTLLMVTHQLDEVKDLFDTAITLEQGKIKQLTQY
- the ftsN gene encoding cell division protein FtsN, whose product is MPNRDYAVRKKNKKSGNKRVILLAIIIIVAITGLGLWFLQESAPPKTVPVTQQVKTNANTKHELPSRPEEVYSYIRDLETREVPVDKDSTLAKLTKEQEEQIIKQRELEQRKLEQLAQQAEQARTEAASVEKNTQEQIQAARDSINEKILEEKRQAEEKKQRELAAQKEKEQQQVVTAKPASTPPAQPKPSSAQYGLQCGAFKNKDQAENMQARLAMAGYNARINSSAEWNRVVVGPIGDRAAASAALSNARSVAECLIVRM
- a CDS encoding class I SAM-dependent methyltransferase, yielding MKKSIYDNPIFFERYLKLRENPISVNEIIEKPTMFSLLPDLKGKKVLDLGCGVGSHLHHYLELGAKLVVGLDLSESMLSEAKETFAKYHEDPTAYNFYCLPMEDLDQIVEGEFDLITSSFAFHYIENFPALLNKISKKLVTNGQLIFSQEHPITTCFREGNRWEKDENKQQVAYRLNYYREEGERDRNWFKQPFKTYHRTFATLCNQLIKSGFIIEKVEEPMLQDLPQWHSEFKDLQHRPPLLFIKSKKI
- a CDS encoding YfcZ/YiiS family protein — encoded protein: MTKTLSDQVESCKYGCKPKDTAMFDNEESQVIVENTYTNEEEAQKTLATLVEKARNIESEPCDIQSEIKQVEQGYLLHSEFNFSCQAEAVIFQLSLR
- a CDS encoding outer membrane protein assembly factor BamD, yielding MRKLTPLLSLVLASLVIAGCSSSEKNEFEGIATQELYNKGQAYLQDGDYTNAIRYLDAVDVRGQQGAYGEQIQLSIVYSQYKLGEYYKALDAAERFARSYPSSPSMDYVFYLAGLSNARLSDNWVQDFFKVNDSKRAVDNVRNAYGNFQSIVQYYPQSQYAQDAQNWMVYLKNRLAQHELEIVKFYMERDAYVAVANRVENLINLYPDSKATHDALPALQKAFEEMGITDSAQKVAQMIEADKDQAFPEIVKPSYGAQF
- the uvrD gene encoding DNA helicase II, with product MDFSLLLDGLNDKQREAVAAPNGNYLVLAGAGSGKTRVLTHRIAWLIGVENIPESNILAVTFTNKAAAEMRHRIEHTLSQSTHHRLFGMWVGTFHSIANRLLRSHYLDANLPQDFQIMDSEDQNRLIKRLLKLHNIDEKHFPPKQVGWFINAQKDKGLRAKDIDHSEDQNTKKLVQIYQIYQDACDRAGLLDFAELLIRTYELLKNNVHILQRYQQRFQQILIDEFQDTNNIQYDLIRLLAGETGKVMIVGDDDQSIYGWRGAQVENIQRFLEDYPNAQTIRLEQNYRSTGNILNAANGLISNNDNRLGKNLWTDSGDGDPVDIYCAFNELDEARFVASQIKQWKEDEGELNQCTVLYRSNSQSRVIEEALIQANIPYRIYGGMRFFERQEIKDALAYLRLISNRQDDAAFERVINTPPRGIGDRTLETLRQLTRARQVTLWQAIQIGVQDEHLSGRAASALLRFVELINALEQETEQMSLSEQTDFVIKKSGLYEMYKQEKGEKGEVRIENLAELVSATKEFVKPEEAEDMSDLTAFLTHASLEAGETQASPHQDYVELMTLHSAKGLEFPRVFIVGVEEGIFPSGMSFDEGRLQEERRLAYVGITRAKRKLTLSYAESRRLYGKEERHLPSRFIAELPEKHIREVRLRGNINRPATFFANKQVKPTASMSSIVQNEWKMGQKVKHAKFGLGTIINVEGSGDQTRLQIAFVNQGIKWLIAKMAKLEKQ
- the tsaD gene encoding tRNA (adenosine(37)-N6)-threonylcarbamoyltransferase complex transferase subunit TsaD encodes the protein MRILGIETSCDETGVAIFDENNGLIANQLYSQIEMHADYGGVVPELASRDHIRKTLPLIQAALKEANLTASDIDGIAYTSGPGLIGALLVGSTIARSLAYAWNVPALGVNHMEGHLLAPMLEESPPEFPFIALLVSGGHTQLVKVDNIGEYELLGESIDDAAGEAFDKTAKLLGLDYPGGAALAKLAEKGMPDRFIFPRPMTDRPGLDFSFSGLKTFAANTINVNLDSAGHLDEQTRCDIAYAFQDAVIDTLLIKSRRALQQTGYKRLVIAGGVSANKKLRADLAELMKTQGGEVFYPRPQFCTDNGAMIAYAGFMRLKNNEHSDLSINVKPRWPITELPTLTSA